The following nucleotide sequence is from Mesorhizobium sp. J8.
GCGCGACTTCAATATGTGCCGGATCATTGTAGATTGCCTCTGGTGTGGCCAGTTGAAGCAGATGGCCGCCGATCATGACGGCCACACGGTCGGCCATGGAAAGCGCTTCGGCCTGGTCGTGCGTGACATAGAGCGTCGGCACGCCTGCGCGCCTATGCAACTCGACGATTTCGCCGCGCGCATGGACGCGCAAATTGGCGTCCAGGTTAGAGAGAGGCTCATCCATCAGGAAGATGCTGGGGTGGCGCACCATCGCCCGCGCCAGCGCCACGCGCTGCCTCTGCCCGCCAGACATCTGTCCGGGCTTGCGATCGAGCAGATGGTCGATCTTCAGCAAGGCAGCCATCTCGCGCACATCGCGCGCGATGCCGGCGCGTATCTCCCCCTGGCCCGGTAGCCAAGCGCCGATCAGCGGCAGGCGCTGCGCGCGGCTCAGCCGCTTCATGGCGAGCGGTACGGCGATGTTCTGGCTGGCCGTCAGATGCGGATAGAGCGCGTAGGATTGGAACACCATGGCGATGTTGCGGTCGGCAGCGGCGACGTTCGACATGTCCTTGCCGCCGACCAGGATTTCGCCGGCATCGGCATGGTCGAGCCCAGCAAGGATGCGCAGCAAGGTGCTCTTGCCGCAGCCCGAAGGGCCGACCAGGGCGATGAACTCGCCGGGCTCGGCATCGAGGCTGATGCCGTTCAGCACGGCATTGCCGGCAAAGGCCTTGCTCAGGCCGCGAAGCGACAGCGCGCCCATCACCCGGCCTTCCTGCGGACCTTGTGGGCCTCGTGCGGATAGACCTCCTCGACCACGTCGTCGAGAACGTGGATCGCCATGCCGGGAATCGCGACAATCTCGCTGACGACAGTGTCATCCAACTCGTGCATGACAGCGCCGATCAGTTGCTCGCCCGGCATCCTGCGTTCCATGGTGTCGACGATGAAGGCGGCGGACGGTCCCCACACCAGGGCGGTGTCGGCGTATCCGCCCTTCCAAGCCCAGTGCAGGTGGCCGCTCGCATGCAGCGCCACGTCATGGGCGGCGATCAGATCGTAAAGGCGCCGGCGTTGCGTTGGACGGATGCTCCAATAGCCGGTGTCACCTTCATCCGGATCGTCGACAAAGAGCGGCTTGTGGGCAAACATCGCGACGCGGCGGCCGCCACGGCTTTCCAGCGTTTCCCGCAGCCATTCGAACTGGGCTTCTTCGGTCGTGTCGTTGAAGCCCATCAACTGGCTGTCGAGGCCGACAAGCCGCCAGTTGCCCGCGTCCTCGAACCAATAGTCAGGCCCGGCCAGTCGGCGCCAGCGCTGGAGCCGCTCGCTATTGACCGGCTGCAGGGAACCCGGCAGATGGCCGACATCGTGATTGCCGGGCACCAGAAGCACGGGTTTCGATATCTCCCGCATCAGCCCCATGCAGAAGGTGATGTCGTCATCCTTGTCGGCGCCGTCGACGGTCAGATCGCCGGTGTGGATGACGAGATCGGCGCCGCTCTGCTCGATCCAGGCGGCCAAGGGCTCCCAATTGCCGTTGAAATGCGGCTTGGTCGGGCTGAAATGGGTATCGGTGATCTGAACGATCTTCATGACGGCTCCGCCGCGGGAACCGTGCCGGAAGAAGGCCGAACGGCTGCGCGTGCGGCTTCCTTAGTGCCGTTACATGTCACTTCCTTAACAGCGGCGGGCAAAATTCTCGATCACGGGCACAAGCCTGTGAAATGCGAAAATGAACGTCGCCGGTCGATATTTTTTTGCTGGCGGCGACACGGAAAATGCCGCGCCGCGCACCCGACTCACTTCACCTCGAACTGCGGATCGAGC
It contains:
- a CDS encoding ABC transporter ATP-binding protein, yielding MGALSLRGLSKAFAGNAVLNGISLDAEPGEFIALVGPSGCGKSTLLRILAGLDHADAGEILVGGKDMSNVAAADRNIAMVFQSYALYPHLTASQNIAVPLAMKRLSRAQRLPLIGAWLPGQGEIRAGIARDVREMAALLKIDHLLDRKPGQMSGGQRQRVALARAMVRHPSIFLMDEPLSNLDANLRVHARGEIVELHRRAGVPTLYVTHDQAEALSMADRVAVMIGGHLLQLATPEAIYNDPAHIEVARFVGQPRINIIPAQAENGHAGFEGIRLALMEKVANGPVSLGIRPEFVKLAPDGRSGLAGRIERLEFLGSEVIAHCRLQASGDAIVAKLAPHEARDLIAGMPVGILLPSELAMVFGPEGRRLRTAAAAGARQEPAYV
- a CDS encoding metallophosphoesterase family protein, with product MKIVQITDTHFSPTKPHFNGNWEPLAAWIEQSGADLVIHTGDLTVDGADKDDDITFCMGLMREISKPVLLVPGNHDVGHLPGSLQPVNSERLQRWRRLAGPDYWFEDAGNWRLVGLDSQLMGFNDTTEEAQFEWLRETLESRGGRRVAMFAHKPLFVDDPDEGDTGYWSIRPTQRRRLYDLIAAHDVALHASGHLHWAWKGGYADTALVWGPSAAFIVDTMERRMPGEQLIGAVMHELDDTVVSEIVAIPGMAIHVLDDVVEEVYPHEAHKVRRKAG